aaataaaaatattattaaaaataataaaaaaatatatatatatattaggcgCCGCCTAGGCGGTTAGGCGGCCGCTTAAtcggctaggcggtcatttaggcggtctaggcggagaaaatcggatatccgattttttcaACCGATTTGACATAAATTTGGGCGGAAGAGTGATGCTTAGCGCCCAGACGGCCGATTAGTCGGCTaggcggccgatttttagaTCCTATAAGTATGAACGCCactaaaagaaaaacagaaaattaaatCGTCATTATCATAATATTGACTTCATCGCCCCCACGTTTTTCACGACTCACGTCACATTTTGTATCTCATGTCAAACTAAAACAcgttgagatttttttttttaagttagatTGAATATAGAAGTAAGAGTTTATTAGAGTTGGTTGAtttaaaagtttgaaattttgttaaatGTACTTAACTCTGGtagtctttttaaaaatttagtaacagatttaaaaaaattaataatcaaaAGAATATCTAAAAATCTGATAGCTACTTtaataaattcaattattaaaaaaaacaattatcatttaataataaatattaattttctaaataatactatagttaatttatatttaattttttaaataatactatagttaatttttaaatttttttgatataaCCAATAATAATGAATTATGTTAagttattataattaataaatcaataacaatataatctaaaattataataattaacaaaaaaaattactccCACTACTCTTGTTAGAAATGTTATAGGTTTGTATTTAATGAAAACTCAAAAGCATGTCATCGAAGAACAAAACCTACTTGGAATCACTAGTTTCTCAGTTACCTCCAGAGCAAGAAACCTCTGAAGAACTGTTAAGGTACTCGATTAAGGACTTCTTCTTCCGAAAGTGGGCTTTTCGGAGGATTGTAGTTGTTATGAGATCATATTGTTTGGGTTGGGAATATCATACTACGGAGTTCCTTTAGCAGCTAGAGACATAGACGTCAACATATACTTATCTGAAACCCTAAACGCAGTGGTGGAGTTGCCTTCTTTTGTTATCACTCCGATCATATTGGAGAGGGTCAACAGAAGAAGCTCTGTTCTAGTGAATACATTACTAGGTGGAGCTTCAGGAGTGCTTTGTTTCGTTCTCAGCGTTCTTGGGAAAACAGGCATTGCGTTTGCGTTTGAGCTAGCGACGTTTTTCTGTGCAAGGATCGGATTCAACCTAATGGCGGTTTACATGGTTGAAATGTTTCCTACTTGTGTGAGAAGTTCTGCAACAATGATGTTTAGACAGGCCCTTGTTGTTGGAGGAGCTTGTTGTCCGCTCATTGCTTCCATTGGAAGAGATCTACCATCAGTATCCTTTGCGATTTTCGGAGTTGCCATGTCTGGTTTGGGGTTGTTCGTTTTGATTCTACCCGAGACAAAAGGTTCAAGCCTCTGCGATACAATGgaagaacaagaaaaaagagATCAAGCTATAAACTCTAGCTGTTGTTGATGAGTTTAAGAGTTTCTTTATCTTATAAATTatctatcttaatatgttttcaaatatatGTGGGTGTTGAAGCAAAATACTGATAAAAAGTGAGTTgaagtattattattatgtaaacctaaataaaatttgatattcGTCCACAAAGCTATCAAATGATCGTGTCTATGTCATTTAACTAGTATCACGGCAAATAATCTGTCAAATTGAAGTTGAAAACCTTCAAAATTACATTACcaaatatacaaaaatcaaGACTCGCAAATAACTTAATGCCTAGTGTTAAGATCTCTTTTATAGAAACTCTAGTTCTAGATTCTATCAAACTAAAACACTGTATGATTAAAGATCTAGATTTGTAGCTAATGATAACAAAGATTCAGATTTATATATAGCTGATAAGAAGGGCAATGATCATCCAATAGCCAAAACTacttgaaaagaaaagaaaaaactagagaacCCAAACAATATTAATGAGCTGATCAGACAGAACCATTTTTGTCGTTTCGTTCTGGCTGATCATGCCATATATAAGGCAATTgatcaaaataacatttattaaaaGTGAAAAACTAACTTATTCTATTGAATAATTTatctaatataaataaacaattttaaaataataattaaaaatattattacttttaaacactaaaccttaATCTACACCCCAAAAAATCAATACACTAATTGTTAACTATTTAATACTATCGGTATATGcgtatttatacattttaatgaatgttattttgattattttatgtgctatttttctttttttttgcgtgGTATCTTATgatatttctctatttattttactttttgaaTAAAACTAATGTTTTGCCTTTGCAGACTTGGCTTCAATAGTCTTTGATTGTCTGCAATTGTTTTCTTTGTCATACTCATACCGTCATAAGAGACCAAGTTATAGATCCGAAATTAGGTTACTTAATTAAAGTAGGATATTTTATATAGCGCTAAAGAGAAGACAAAAATTACCATATATTTGACTAAACACACCTACTTTCTGGATATTAGTTACATATCCTTATGTAAGGTgggatattttaattaaatgttttGTTGAAGAAAATTAGATATAGAACTTGAATCCATTAAAAGATAATCAAACGTTCACTGTATattgggggtgattggtagttgttCACTGTATATtggggtgattggtagttgctgtaggtgctgtccacagccttatttatttctaaagcaccaaattcagagcaatcaaactttaaatttttttttgaaactacaGCTCTagaaataacctacagctgtacaagtgctctgcagagccaaatatccaaagcaaatTTTTAATGCTttcataaaattctacagcaataaaatttaaagccacagcaaaaaatctacagatttttttctacagcaaaaattttaaagctacagccattaccaatcggacccaTTGTTATTCGTTTTTATAAATAGATTTCTAACACCTTGAGATAGTTGCTAAGTTACTTTATCAATAATATGtcattaaattttgtttatgcatatgatttttaaaaagtttgtaCGTTTTCAAATATAGCAAAAATATCACCTAATGAGGAATAATATTTACTTGGAGTGAAGTAATATTGATCTTTTCCCTTTGATCAGATATATTTTGTTCATATGCTAATGGTCTTCGATCTCTCCGAAATTATTCGAAATTGTGAATCTAATGAAAACATTCGCagggttaatatatatataagttttatgGTTTCCAATTAATCGTAAATGTTTATGACTTTATAAATCTCAAGGTCTGCCTATGGTACTTGTATTAGTTATAAGCCATTATTATGTGGTGCTACTATATTCATGGCACGACCTGTACGTATGGGCGCCATTAATAGATTAATTTATAAgtaattcatgtgtgatttttttaaaaaatagatctaATGGACGTATTAATATAAAgttatgttacatttaatctctaatcttatcatttaaattttgggcataccagaaatttttattgggctatcaataataagatttaaacaatagatgatccatttgatttatagatagtataaattaaaaagatataatttaatgttgtaatattatacttccatatgttaaatatttaaatatttgttgatgttaacttttaaaattataaagattttttttaaaataacaaaaatcatattatctaaaaatgattaatctttagtaccttaaaccaatgaaaacaaattttaaactatatagtttattttaaaaatgaaacaaaaactaaatgtttaattatttactcgataatataaatctatgaagcaaaaaatttaatttttttaaaactttttaaatttgtgaaatgttacaatatctttgaatatgacaataaaacaatattttactaatctttatatatatagttacgattttaataatgaaataataattcgaaaatatatatatagaagaagatacaaatacgtgtaaaagtttgaaacaatctagtcaatgaaaaaatataccgtaatatatacaaatttagaattgaaaacaaaatatttatataaaaataattgaaaacaaaatctgCGCGATTGCGCGGATCGGGATCTAGTTACTGTACTTAATTTCATACGTTTAACTTCGTCGACCCACGTTTCTCACGAGCAGGTTTTAAAATAGATACTAGTATTACTCATTTCAAACTGAAACACGTCAGTCAACCCACGCTTCTCACGACTATCAAACTGAAATTACACGTTATGGTTAACGATATAATGATAACACAGATTcagattttagatttatatttagCTGATAAGAAAGGAAATATTATCATCCAACAGCCAACCccttcaaaagaaaaaaagttttaaaacccaaacaatattttttgatgACTGACCAGTCAGAACCACTGTTATTGTCTCATATCTGCGCCGATGATTCCGACGTCAACGACAGAACCAGTTCAGAAGAGTTGACTTTCGACAGCATTGTCGAACAGAGTCTATCAGATTTTGGGTTCTGGCAACTCTTCCAGGTAGTCCTCGTTGGACTCGCTCTGTTCTTCGATGCATTTCCGATATTCATCACCGTTTACACAGACGCATACCCCACGTGGCACTGTGTTAACCACACGATCTGCGACCACTCCACTTCCGACATCTGCAAGCTCCCAAGATCAGCATGGGAATGGGACGGTGGCTCCAAGGACAAAACCGTCATTTCAGAATTTGGACTCGAGTGCTCGAGCTCTTTACTCAGAGGTATGCCTAGTTCTGCTTTCTACATCGGTGCCATCGTTGGTGGATTCTTTCTAGCTTTAATCCCAGATGGTTCCTTGGGCCGCAAGAAACTAGTATTGTTCTCAACCTTTGCAATGTCAGTCACTTCAATGTTTGTTGTTTTCTCAACCAACGTATGGATTTACACAACCCTAAAGTTTGTCATCGGATTCACGAGATCACAGACTTGGTCATATGCGCTGGTTCTCATCAGTGAGCGAGTCCCCACCAAATGGAGACCAAGAGTTACCATGATTCCATTTACCCTTttcgttttagggtttatgtcaTTGTCTGGAGTGGCTTACCTTGCTCGACACTCTTCATGGAGATATCTCTATCTCTACACAGCCGTTCCAGCAACATTCTATTGTATCTTCCTCTACCTCTTCGCACTCGAATCACCACGGTGGCTTCACTTGCAAGGAAACAACGAAGAAGCCATTGTTGTTCTCAAAAGCCTGTCATCGAAGAACAAAGCCTACTTGGAATCACTAATTTCTAAGTTACCCCTGGAGCAAGAAACCGTTGAAGCACTGCCAAGGTACTCGATTAAGGACTTCTTCTTCCGAAAGTGGGCTTTTCGGAGGATATTAGTTGTTATGGTCATATTGTTTGGAATGGGAATGTCATACTACGGAGTTCCATTAGCAGTTAGAGACATAGACGTCAACATATACTTGAGTGAAACCCTAAACGCAGTGGTGGAGTTGCCTACTTTCATTATCACTCCGTTCATATTGGAGAGGGTCAACAGAAGAAGCTCTGTTCTAGTGAACACCTTACTAGGTGGAGCCTCTGGGGTGCTTTGTTTCGTTCTCAGCGTTTTCGGAAAAACCGGGATCGCGTTTGCGTTTGAACTTGGGACATTTTTTTGTGCAAGGACCGGATTTAACCTAATGGCGGTTTATATGGTTGAAATGTTTCCGACTTGTGTAAGAAGTTCAGCAACAATGATGTTTAGACAAGCTCTTGTTGTTGGAGGAGCTTGTTGTCCGCTCATTGCTTCCATTGGGAGAGATCTACCATCAGTATCCTTTGCCATTTTCGGAGTTGCCATGTCTGGTTTGGGGTTGTTCGTTTTGATTCTTCCCGAGACAAAAGGTTCAAGTCTCTGTGACACAATGgaagaacaagaaaaaagagATCAAACCATAAACACTAGCAACTGTTGCTGAGTGTAAGAGTTTGTGATATGTTTTCAAATCGTTATGTGTGTGTTATCTGATATAAGAAACTGGTAAAAATAAGTTGGAAGTATTGTGCGTaaaaaaactaaagaatatTTTGCTATTCATCCACAAAGATTTCAAATGAGTGTCTATGTCTTTGAACTACTAATACAGAAGCATTTACATCCATATTTGATGAAGCCAAGAAATCTCCGATCGTTCCTAGTTCCGGACACTCTTCCCAATCGTTCATTCCTGACGTCATTAGGCAACCACCTCTGTTTTTCCCCACCACAAACAGTGAATACATCTCTCCTATCTCTCTCAGAATCGTCAGTGTTTGCTCTCCGTTGCTTACTCGCTTCTCTATGAATCCAACTTGCCCCGTCGTTACAAATCTGccaaaaataaaccaaaaccagTCCGGTCAATGAAAAAAATGCCAATGTTTCAGGTCTAGAAATTATCCACAACCCTAGTACTAAGATCTGAAATTTATGAGGGAGATAAACATTTTTAGGTTAattgtaagaaaaaatatttataatttttgggCCATGCAGCAAATACATAATATTTCCTTAAAATTTGGATTGTAAAActaatagtgtttgagtatttgatatttgatatttgatatcttttaaaaaaaagaaacaaaattgaatttctaaataagattatatttttaaaataaaacaataaaaatacataaaaatagttacaaaaagaaaaatatatattgttaaaccgttagcaaattaaatattaaatcctataccctaaatcctaaactccaaaccctaaatgataaaccttaaatcttggataaaccgtaaaccattggaaaattttaaaacctaaatcatacattaaaaactaaaatttaataacactaaaccctaaaccctaatcactaaaccctaaacccttggataaatcatgaACCCttagataaatcataaactctaaatcaaaaatatttacaattaaaccctaaaatatataatttatccAAGAGctcagagtttacccaagggtttagggtttagtgattaggatttagggtttagtgttattaaaatttagtttttaatgtatgatctAAGGTTTAAGAGTTTCcaatggtttagagtttatccaaagtttaaggtttaacgtttagggtttagggtttaggatttaggatttaaggtatagggtttagtattttgctgaagatttaacaatattaattaatttattttttgtaactatattttttatgtatttttattattttatttttaaaatataatataatttggatattcaattttattttcttttttaaaaaatatcaaatatcaaatactcaaacactattggttggtgaacctctaggtgtgaacccaagaattactCTTAATGTTTCATCCGATTGTGCTCAAAACCTTTCATGAACTGGCTAAAGCTGGAAACATAGGATTAGTAAGAAGTAGAATCTTGTAAAGTACCTGTTATAGTATTCCTCTAAGAAAGTTCGATCAGTTTCGTCGTTTGTCTGATCGTTACCAACAATCTCCATCAAAACATCGTTGTTTTCTTTGGTCACCGCGTCTCCGACAAGATTCTCTGTCTCCGAGCCATAAGCGACAAACTGTATGATAGTGAGGTGAATCTGAGAGTTATTGATAAGCCACTGGCACAAGGACAGAGCCTCTCGATCATCAGGACCACCAAAGAACAATGCAGCGACGTGTTGTACCGACTCAAACCCGTGAAGCTGGTGGAACCCGGTTATGTTTCTATCCACATAGATACCGATCGAACACTGTGCTTGCTTCAGAACCTTCCGGTTCatatcccgaaacacttcccCGTCGTTTGTAGTTTTGCCATCGATCCTCTGGTGTTTATGGAACGGAAGAAACACGATGGAGACGTGAAGATCTTCACTCCCGTTACAGATCTCTTCGTGCATGTTCTCCATCAGCGCTACTCGTTTTACTTGCCGGATCATGACCTTTCTGTCTCTAGTGAATGAGTCTATCGAGTCATTTATCTCTAGTCCTTCGTTGGTCCCGAACTCATCGTCTCCTCCATTGGAGTTCACTCCATCTTCGTCTAGTTCGTGGTACAATAGCTCTGTTTTCCGCTTCTTGGAGAGAGGTATGAGGTGCATGAGATAAGGTGTGAAAGGTGAAGAAGAAACTCCATTTAGAGCAGATATTAGAGAGATTAGTCCACGAGCTTGACGCACACCGTAGACGCAAGTCAGCACACGTAGCTCCTCTTTGGTATCATGGAACTCAAGCGATGTTTTTTGGTGTGAGAAACCCTTTTCTTGCGTTCTAAGTAATAGAGAAGATATTACTCCGCTTAACAAAGTCGTGATCACCAGTGTCGCAATGAGCATATCATGAATTATCGGAGTAAACCATTTCTACAAAGAGACAGAAAATAAtcagaaaacaaagagaagattATTATCTGACTTGTAACTACTATAATGTTTTTACTCAAAAAAAACTACtataatgtaaaaaaaacactattttaaaaacaaaactataatgTATCAAATCTCATAAATAACACCTTTATAAAAATAACACTATTTAGTgttgtcataaaaatagcaaTCAAAGAGAAAAATTCCTAAAATATTATTCTCTCCGTaataagtgtcactttgacatttttcacacaaattaagaaagtaacggaaatatatgtaaattgttattaattataCTTCTCTGaccaataatatttgagataaataaaattatttataaaatcaatgcagttttcaattaattttcaaCTGGAAGTAAATATAATTAGCATTAGAATTGTAAAGtgacatttttttgtaacaagaaaaaatgttaaaataacacttattatgaaacagaatgagtaatatttattaattattaaaaacactaaaatatcttatattgtGAATTCTAATGAGAATCTCAcaatctaaatattaaaccctaaccTATAATCAACAAactcaaattaaaatataaaaacatgtcttgttaattttaaattaatgctattttggtaatttttctCCTTTCTATACtactttttgaacaaaaaactTGATTAGCTAGTGATATTTAAAGATATTATCTCTAAAATGTAATTACCTTGTAGGTCAAGTTTGAGTCGAGGAGGACCAGACCAATATGGCCTTTCGCTGAAAGAATCGTAGACAAGAAAAGCCAATACTTCTTTGGGATCTTAAGGAATAAGCATGCACATAAGACTCCTAGAAGCTTTGCTACCATGCTTAAAGCCACTATCATACAGAGGACTAGGTAATGACGTTTGGTTAGAGAGTGGACGCTGAATCTAAACCCGATGTAACCAAAGTAAACCGGAAGAACAAACTCGTGAATCGGGTAACTCAGCCGGTTGATCATCGTTCTGTAAGTTTTACCTTCTCTTGGAAACATTAGTCCAACCAAGAACACGAAACCAGTTGAGTTTATGTTGCTGGATTCAATGGTTAACGCAATTATTAGAATAAGGATGAAGAAAGCGAGCGTTTCAGCTTTGGAGAGGTACTTCTCTTTAGGGTTTCTTTTAGGGAGCCATGAAGCTAAGAATCTATTGATGAAAATTATAACAACCGTGGCAAATGTGTAGGCAAAGATGTCTCCTGTCATTTTCCCGGAGATGTAAGCAATGACCATAGTGTAGATGAAAATGTTGGTCATCTCGATGAACAATCCGCAGGATATCGCTAGCCTTCCGATCTCAGATGTGTGGAGTTTCCAGTCAATGATTGAGCGGATGACCACAGGAGATGCCGTGTTCGATAAGGTAACCAGGAAGGCTACGTACAACGTTAAGATGTCCCCTTTGATATGTAGAAAACGAACGAGGAACCAGAGGAAAGGGATCCAGATGATGGCACAAGAGACTAAGGAGCCTAAGGTTATGACAATGGAGTTCTTCAAGTTTCGTTTCATAAAGTCAAGATCAAGTTCGAGACCGATCAAGAACATGAAACATGTTCgtaaaagaaatgagaaaaagatGTAATAGCTTGCTGAGTCTTTTTGGAGGAAGAAATCGTGGACTTTTTGGATTATTGTGAGCAAACTCAATACAATCCCAGCctgaatataacaaaaaaaatgttagtttCTGAATATCTCACGTGGGTTTTCACCGTTTCAGTatcataatgtttttttttttcagtatcATAATGTTTGGAGtcaataaaatacaaaaagagAAGTAAAAAAACTTACGAGAATTTGAGCAACGGGACCAGCTTGGCCACAGGGTTTAAGGAAAAGATAGAAGAACTGAGAGAAGACGAGAATGCAAGCCATTTGAATAAACATTGTATTGAGTGGATTAAACAATGCATCTCCTTCTGGTAGACAGAACAACATTTTTGGATCCATTTTCTTGATTCGATTATGAGCATTCTCCAAAGTTTCGTGCggagaaaaaaacagaaaaattgtGAAAGAAACTTAGATATATTGTAAAGCGAAGAATAAATATTCtcctaaatttatttttaaggttTACGTGATTATCCTTCGATTACTCCACGCCTTAAactttttcaattatttttcttgTCAACATATCTAGTGTTCCTCATTAAAAGCGGCTAATTATACTAAAATCGGAAAGTGCATGGAACATTTCTGGTATTTTTACAAGTGCGCCGATCTGTATACACGTAACAAAACTATTTCGCCTGAGTTTTTGTACTTAGTTAAAGACCTTtctactttaaaatatatttttggtgcaatactttaaaatatataagattacttaaGCTTCCAAATGATCAATTATCAAACCATATACATTTGATAAGAACCATATTCATTTGATAAGAAATCATATCTCCCATGCCATGTCAAGCAAGATTAAGGTTATCTTGT
This region of Brassica napus cultivar Da-Ae chromosome C5, Da-Ae, whole genome shotgun sequence genomic DNA includes:
- the LOC106363300 gene encoding organic cation/carnitine transporter 6-like, producing the protein MSSKNKTYLESLVSQLPPEQETSEELLSCYEIILFGLGISYYGVPLAARDIDVNIYLSETLNAVVELPSFVITPIILERVNRRSSVLVNTLLGGASGVLCFVLSVLGKTGIAFAFELATFFCARIGFNLMAVYMVEMFPTCVRSSATMMFRQALVVGGACCPLIASIGRDLPSVSFAIFGVAMSGLGLFVLILPETKGSSLCDTMEEQEKRDQAINSSCC
- the LOC106367451 gene encoding organic cation/carnitine transporter 6-like; translated protein: MTDQSEPLLLSHICADDSDVNDRTSSEELTFDSIVEQSLSDFGFWQLFQVVLVGLALFFDAFPIFITVYTDAYPTWHCVNHTICDHSTSDICKLPRSAWEWDGGSKDKTVISEFGLECSSSLLRGMPSSAFYIGAIVGGFFLALIPDGSLGRKKLVLFSTFAMSVTSMFVVFSTNVWIYTTLKFVIGFTRSQTWSYALVLISERVPTKWRPRVTMIPFTLFVLGFMSLSGVAYLARHSSWRYLYLYTAVPATFYCIFLYLFALESPRWLHLQGNNEEAIVVLKSLSSKNKAYLESLISKLPLEQETVEALPRYSIKDFFFRKWAFRRILVVMVILFGMGMSYYGVPLAVRDIDVNIYLSETLNAVVELPTFIITPFILERVNRRSSVLVNTLLGGASGVLCFVLSVFGKTGIAFAFELGTFFCARTGFNLMAVYMVEMFPTCVRSSATMMFRQALVVGGACCPLIASIGRDLPSVSFAIFGVAMSGLGLFVLILPETKGSSLCDTMEEQEKRDQTINTSNCC
- the LOC106367450 gene encoding cation/H(+) antiporter 1; translation: MDPKMLFCLPEGDALFNPLNTMFIQMACILVFSQFFYLFLKPCGQAGPVAQILAGIVLSLLTIIQKVHDFFLQKDSASYYIFFSFLLRTCFMFLIGLELDLDFMKRNLKNSIVITLGSLVSCAIIWIPFLWFLVRFLHIKGDILTLYVAFLVTLSNTASPVVIRSIIDWKLHTSEIGRLAISCGLFIEMTNIFIYTMVIAYISGKMTGDIFAYTFATVVIIFINRFLASWLPKRNPKEKYLSKAETLAFFILILIIALTIESSNINSTGFVFLVGLMFPREGKTYRTMINRLSYPIHEFVLPVYFGYIGFRFSVHSLTKRHYLVLCMIVALSMVAKLLGVLCACLFLKIPKKYWLFLSTILSAKGHIGLVLLDSNLTYKKWFTPIIHDMLIATLVITTLLSGVISSLLLRTQEKGFSHQKTSLEFHDTKEELRVLTCVYGVRQARGLISLISALNGVSSSPFTPYLMHLIPLSKKRKTELLYHELDEDGVNSNGGDDEFGTNEGLEINDSIDSFTRDRKVMIRQVKRVALMENMHEEICNGSEDLHVSIVFLPFHKHQRIDGKTTNDGEVFRDMNRKVLKQAQCSIGIYVDRNITGFHQLHGFESVQHVAALFFGGPDDREALSLCQWLINNSQIHLTIIQFVAYGSETENLVGDAVTKENNDVLMEIVGNDQTNDETDRTFLEEYYNRFVTTGQVGFIEKRVSNGEQTLTILREIGEMYSLFVVGKNRGGCLMTSGMNDWEECPELGTIGDFLASSNMDVNASVLVVQRHRHSFEIFVDE